The Abditibacteriota bacterium genome includes a region encoding these proteins:
- a CDS encoding ABC transporter ATP-binding protein, with protein sequence MRTISRIFSFAKKYWLLFATSLIFMGLLVATNIYWPSIQQRVIDECLTDLASNPTPDIIRANLHHLRNFAILLVGVFLFKAVCQFMQNYTIELVSQLSVYDIRNKLFDHIQRLSFTYHDDAEAGQLISRSTEDVEALRQLFGPGVVNIVVNVGMALAILVKCISMDWLLTVLGLSIMPILGVVVFKYSGIIRPMYVKIQNQVGEMTSAITQNIMGIRVIKAFVREEDQIQKFNKLAWGLYDRVLASTRVSAFYGPFMDFLAVFSTILVLWVGGLHVIRGKLTVGELIAFNTYLGMLIGPVRMMPFMVAVVQNAIASADRIFEVLLAHPERLKDGKTVMKKCRGEVEFRNVTLTYHDGTVALKDINLKVEAGQMIGIIGPTGCGKTSLINMLPRFYDASKGQVLIDGIDVKNYVIDSLRRHIGIVAQETFLFADTIYANLSYPRSMIPIETVAEAAKAANIHDHIMSLPEKYNTMLGERGVNLSGGQKQRMAIARALLMDPAILILDDSTSAVDTHTEALIQEAINNAAKSRTTFMIAQRVSAITGCDKIIVIDKGRIVEEGTHKELLQKEGLYHRIYNSQLLEDSQKDNFVE encoded by the coding sequence ATGAGAACCATATCCAGAATATTTTCCTTTGCCAAGAAATACTGGCTGCTGTTTGCCACCTCTCTCATCTTCATGGGACTGCTGGTAGCCACCAATATTTACTGGCCGAGTATCCAGCAGAGGGTCATAGACGAATGCCTCACGGACCTGGCGTCCAACCCCACTCCGGATATCATCAGGGCAAATCTTCACCACCTGCGCAACTTTGCCATACTGCTCGTCGGCGTATTTCTCTTCAAGGCCGTCTGTCAGTTCATGCAGAACTACACCATAGAGCTGGTGAGCCAGCTGAGCGTGTATGACATACGCAACAAGCTCTTTGACCACATCCAGAGGCTGTCCTTCACCTATCACGACGACGCCGAGGCGGGCCAGCTCATCAGCCGTTCCACCGAGGACGTGGAAGCTCTCCGCCAGCTCTTCGGTCCGGGCGTGGTCAACATAGTGGTCAACGTGGGCATGGCCCTGGCCATTCTGGTAAAGTGCATATCCATGGACTGGCTGCTCACGGTGCTGGGCCTCAGCATCATGCCCATCCTGGGAGTGGTGGTCTTCAAATACTCCGGCATCATCAGGCCCATGTACGTCAAGATACAGAATCAGGTGGGCGAGATGACCAGCGCCATCACCCAGAACATCATGGGCATCCGTGTCATCAAGGCCTTTGTCCGGGAGGAAGACCAGATACAGAAGTTCAACAAGCTGGCCTGGGGGCTCTATGACAGAGTGCTGGCCTCCACCAGGGTCAGCGCCTTTTACGGCCCCTTTATGGACTTTCTGGCCGTGTTCTCCACCATCCTGGTGCTGTGGGTGGGCGGCCTCCACGTCATCAGAGGCAAGCTGACCGTGGGCGAGCTCATCGCCTTCAACACCTATCTGGGCATGCTCATAGGCCCCGTCAGGATGATGCCCTTTATGGTGGCTGTGGTCCAGAACGCCATAGCCTCCGCCGACCGTATCTTCGAAGTGCTGCTGGCCCACCCCGAGAGGCTGAAGGACGGCAAGACGGTCATGAAGAAATGCAGAGGCGAGGTGGAATTCAGAAACGTCACCCTCACCTACCACGACGGCACCGTGGCCCTGAAGGACATCAACCTGAAGGTGGAGGCGGGGCAGATGATAGGCATCATAGGCCCCACCGGCTGCGGCAAGACCAGCCTCATCAACATGCTGCCCCGGTTCTACGACGCCAGCAAGGGACAGGTGCTGATAGACGGCATCGACGTGAAAAACTACGTCATAGACAGCCTGAGGCGCCACATAGGCATAGTGGCCCAGGAGACCTTTTTGTTCGCCGACACCATCTACGCCAATCTCTCCTATCCCCGGAGCATGATACCCATCGAGACCGTGGCGGAGGCAGCCAAGGCCGCCAACATCCACGACCACATCATGAGCCTGCCCGAAAAATACAACACCATGCTGGGCGAAAGGGGCGTCAACCTCTCCGGCGGCCAAAAGCAGAGGATGGCCATAGCCAGAGCCCTGCTCATGGACCCGGCCATACTCATACTGGACGACTCCACCTCCGCCGTGGACACCCACACCGAGGCGCTGATCCAGGAGGCCATCAACAACGCGGCCAAGTCCCGCACCACCTTTATGATAGCCCAGAGAGTCTCGGCCATCACCGGCTGCGA
- a CDS encoding ABC transporter ATP-binding protein yields the protein MRFRRKKIIRIPDDPGRPKTRLDYDFNDDRKLSRSFDKDLAKGAFEFLKPHKLLFFAAMLLWIITSALGLAEPWLTKMAIDDGIRKLDAATLTRVCALMLAVYLLRWGIQYCQSLTFTSLGQKVTNSIRIRLFEHIQRQSLGFFKSYPAGSFISRIMGDVNAINRMITNGAVHVIVDFGTAVVVFFIMWRLNRTLTLWLLLTVPMIVAATLLLRRFVRQINRETRRKNAAVIANMSENVAGVKVVKSFVREKAGLQGFKRAGKDLLKTQMKAVVIGGSYSIVVDFISLFGMMLVLLIGAREISMQRLTLGGFIAFLGYIGRFFNPVRSVSQYFNTMQAAMAGAERIFGILNLPPEIQDKPGAEELREVKGRVTFRDVTFGYEDGRDVIKGVSIEAMPGQTVALVGSTGAGKTTLINLLSRQYDVRTGSIELDGRDIRDVTCRSLRSAMGVVLQDAFLFPGSIMDNIRYGRLDATDQEVIDAAKFVGAHEFITAMPKGYGTDVREGASRLSTGQKQLISFARALIADPAILILDEATSSVDTKTEKLIQYGLSQLFRDRTCFVVAHRLSTIASADLICVVEDGRIVERGRHSELMAREGGRYRELYRIQFEKLSERGVVYPEK from the coding sequence ATGCGATTCAGACGAAAAAAGATCATCAGGATCCCGGACGATCCGGGCAGGCCGAAGACGCGGCTCGACTATGACTTCAACGACGACCGCAAGCTGAGCCGGTCCTTTGACAAGGATCTGGCCAAGGGAGCCTTTGAGTTTCTGAAGCCTCACAAGCTCCTGTTTTTTGCCGCCATGCTCCTGTGGATCATCACCTCCGCTCTGGGTCTGGCGGAGCCCTGGCTCACCAAGATGGCCATCGACGACGGCATCCGCAAGCTGGACGCCGCGACCCTTACCCGGGTCTGCGCCCTGATGCTGGCGGTCTATCTGCTGCGCTGGGGCATCCAGTACTGCCAATCCCTCACCTTCACCTCCCTGGGCCAAAAGGTCACCAACAGCATCCGCATCAGGCTCTTTGAGCACATACAGCGCCAATCCCTGGGCTTTTTCAAGAGCTATCCCGCCGGCAGCTTCATCAGCCGCATCATGGGCGACGTCAACGCCATCAACCGCATGATCACCAACGGCGCCGTCCACGTGATAGTGGACTTCGGCACCGCCGTCGTCGTCTTTTTCATCATGTGGCGTCTCAACAGGACCCTGACCCTGTGGCTGCTGCTGACGGTGCCCATGATAGTCGCCGCCACCCTCCTGCTCCGCCGTTTCGTCCGGCAGATAAACAGGGAGACCCGCCGCAAGAACGCCGCAGTCATAGCCAATATGTCCGAAAACGTGGCGGGGGTCAAGGTGGTCAAGAGCTTCGTCCGGGAAAAGGCCGGCCTCCAGGGCTTCAAGCGGGCCGGCAAAGACCTCCTGAAGACCCAGATGAAGGCCGTGGTGATAGGAGGCTCCTACAGCATAGTGGTGGACTTCATCTCCCTCTTCGGCATGATGCTGGTGCTGCTCATAGGCGCCCGGGAGATCAGCATGCAGCGCCTGACCCTGGGAGGCTTTATAGCCTTTCTGGGCTATATAGGCAGGTTTTTCAACCCGGTCCGCAGCGTCAGCCAGTATTTCAACACCATGCAGGCGGCCATGGCCGGCGCCGAGCGCATCTTCGGCATACTCAATCTGCCTCCGGAGATACAGGACAAGCCCGGAGCCGAGGAGCTCAGGGAGGTGAAGGGGCGCGTCACCTTCAGGGACGTCACCTTTGGCTACGAGGACGGCAGGGACGTGATAAAGGGAGTGAGCATAGAGGCCATGCCCGGACAGACAGTGGCGCTGGTAGGCTCCACCGGAGCCGGCAAGACCACTCTCATCAATCTGCTGTCGAGGCAGTATGACGTGAGGACCGGCTCCATAGAGCTGGACGGCAGGGACATACGCGACGTCACCTGCCGGTCCCTCCGCAGCGCCATGGGAGTGGTGCTGCAGGACGCCTTTCTGTTCCCGGGCTCCATCATGGACAACATCCGCTACGGCCGGCTGGACGCCACCGACCAGGAGGTCATAGACGCCGCGAAATTCGTGGGGGCCCACGAGTTCATCACAGCCATGCCCAAGGGCTACGGGACGGACGTGCGCGAGGGCGCCAGCCGCCTGTCCACCGGCCAAAAGCAGCTCATCAGCTTTGCCCGGGCCCTCATAGCCGACCCGGCCATACTCATCCTGGACGAGGCCACCAGCAGCGTGGACACCAAGACCGAAAAGCTCATCCAGTACGGCCTGTCCCAGCTCTTCAGGGACCGCACCTGCTTCGTGGTGGCCCACAGGCTGTCCACCATCGCCTCCGCCGACCTGATATGCGTGGTGGAGGACGGCAGGATAGTGGAGAGAGGGCGCCACAGCGAGCTCATGGCCCGGGAAGGGGGCCGCTACAGAGAGCTCTACAGGATACAGTTTGAAAAGCTGTCGGAAAGGGGCGTGGTCTATCCGGAAAAATAG